TTAGGGTCCTGAGTCCGGCCTAGGCATTGTAAGGAACAGTGCTGACTTCCTATCACCTGAGAACGTCACAGGCGGTCTAAGACCATGTGACAGTCACGAAGTCTCTCAGCTAAACGAGCTTAAGTATGACGTCGACATCCTTAGAGAGATACAGCACATAAAGGATATAGACGCTGTTCTAATGTCCGAGCAAATGCCAATAATCGGTGGCTTCACAGGCACTAGGGAGCAGACTGCAATTGTAGACGTAGCATCCACCACTGCGAGCTTTGGTCTATTGGGCGGCGTTACTTACCACCTGGACGGGCCAATCCACGTAAGGTGGGGAACAACTACAGCAAGGGAGACTATCCAAGTAGCAGGTTGGTGTGGACTCGCTATTGACAGGAACACACCTTACATGCTAGCTAACCAGTACTACACGCTGGCTGGTCCATGCACAGAGATGGTCCTTTTAGAGCTTGCAGCTCAGTCAATGGGTGATACAGCTTCTGGAAGGGAGCTAGAATCAGGTGTTGCTGCAGCCAAGGGAGTCGCACTAGACTACACTACTGGTATAGAAGCGAGAGTCATGGGAGAAGTAGCAATAGCAACTACAAAGCTTAATGTACCCAAATCAAACGAAGTGATAAACGCAGTCCTTGCAACAAATGAAGGCGTAGATAGCTACAAGACTGCTCCAAAGGGCAAGACATTCCAACAATGCTATGACGTAAACACAGTCCTTCCAACTGATGAATGGGATGCAGCATACGCGAAGGCTATGAAGACTCTCGAAGGTACTGGTCTACCGCTACAAGGCATCTGGTAAACGAACTAAAAAGAAAAACTCAAACCCCCCCTTTTTTTTTGGGATATTTTAACCAACAATAGCCTAATCATCATTTAGAAATTTTACTTTTGAATAATTAGATTTATATCCTGCGAAATCGCCCAATTATAATTAGGCGATAAAAGTGGGTCAGACGGTCCAGATAGTGCTCCCACCAAAATATGTAGAAAAAAAAATAGTGAACGTAAAAGTATCTCCCATGGGTTACTTTTTAAATGATAATGAAAAAAGATCACTTTTTGGTTTAATTAAAAAAGGAGTTAAAAAAGCATATCTAAATGAAAAATTAGTCGAAGTCACATCTAGCTACAAAGATGTAGATGAGGATAATATGGCCCTTGTCCCCGATATAAGCTATGACGTCCCTGACAACTTGAAATCGATGGTTCCTGCTAACATACCGACATTTTTCGACTTTAAGAATCTCTGGCAGAAGTCTCTTTTTGCACTCCAAGTCATCGGACAAGCAGTACTGATCGGAGAGAAGGGTGTTGGTAAAAACCACCTCTGCTTATCTATGGCCCAAGAATTCTCCCTACCTGTCTATGATATTAGTGGATCAAGAAATCTGACAGAATACGATCTTGTTGGACATTATGAAATGAGATGTAATGAGACCGCATGGGTTAGTGGGCTCTTACCAATCTGGTGTAGACATGGTGGTTTATTGATACTCGACGAGCTCTCATTAGCAAGGTCGAGTGTTCTCGCAAGAATTCACTCTGTTTTCGACTTTCGACGTTACTTGATCATCAAGGAGCACCAGAATGAGAGAGTCGATAGGCATCCACACGCTTTCGCTATAATAACCCTTAACCCACCAAAGGGAGAGTACCTTGGCACACAACATCTTAACATCGCCTTTTTAGATAGATTCCAGATGATTGAAGTACCTGAGTCGTCCTTTGATGAGAAGAAGAAGATCATAAAGATGAGAGGCAAATTACACGATGAAATATTTACTGAAAGTCTCATCGAGATTGCTGAAAAAATAAATGGTGAATATAAGGAGGGTAACTTGCGTGATTTTATCAGCCTCCGGAACCTTATAGATTGTTGCAACCTTATAGCAAATGGTCTCGGCAAAAAAGATGCTGTGGAAATTTCCATAATCAATCGTTTTACCGATGAAGAAGAGAAGACCCGTGTTGAGGAGATCTGCTCAATATTGATTGAATGATGAGTTAATTAGCATGTTAAAACGTAATTTAATACTCGGTAATCTCAACCCACATCTTTTAAGGATAAAGGGCAAAGAGATCGCTAGCATAGTCTGCAAGAAAGACATTTCCATTGAAATATCCGATGATACGGAATATTTATCTGATATTTGGGAGACCGGCAATGAGGATAAAAATAAGATAATCATTGGTACAAAAGTCTTTGATTGTGATCCTATCCAGGCTCTCAGAAACTTTAGGGTACAAGTCGCCCATCAAGCCAGTCACATATATCTATCAGAAATAAAGAAGTGGCAAAGATGGTATAGGATCGATAAACTGCGTTTATTTATAGCAAACTTGATTGAAGACTATCGCTGCAATAACTTTCTAATCAATAGATATCCAGGGCTAAAAAGGGATTTTGCAAGTTATCTAGCATACCATTTTTTACATAATAAAAATATTCAAGATGTTCCTGAAAAACTTAGATTTCTCTTAGCCTTAATTCAATATATCACATTTGGGAGAATTAAAGGCGATCATACTGCTTTAAGTAAAATTCAACTTGAAAATATAGAAAAAGTAAAGAGTATTTTAGAACGTATCAAATGGTCTTATCTTTTCGATGAAGAGCTTGTTCCCTCCGCTGAGCAAATCCATAAATTGATCTCAGTTGAGTTCTTACTTCAACCTCTTTTTGAGTCTTATGAAACCGGCTTGATTTCAGAGAACATCATTTTAGAAGGAAAAAATGCAAGTGACGCTAATAGTAAAGAGTCAATGAGAGAAATTGCAGTATTTAGTAAAAACGTCTTGGGAGAAGAAGATCAGGTTAAAAGCTACGAAGAGCAGATCGTAGATGAATTCGCTGATAGATTCGAT
This portion of the Candidatus Methylarchaceae archaeon HK02M2 genome encodes:
- a CDS encoding AAA family ATPase, with the translated sequence MGQTVQIVLPPKYVEKKIVNVKVSPMGYFLNDNEKRSLFGLIKKGVKKAYLNEKLVEVTSSYKDVDEDNMALVPDISYDVPDNLKSMVPANIPTFFDFKNLWQKSLFALQVIGQAVLIGEKGVGKNHLCLSMAQEFSLPVYDISGSRNLTEYDLVGHYEMRCNETAWVSGLLPIWCRHGGLLILDELSLARSSVLARIHSVFDFRRYLIIKEHQNERVDRHPHAFAIITLNPPKGEYLGTQHLNIAFLDRFQMIEVPESSFDEKKKIIKMRGKLHDEIFTESLIEIAEKINGEYKEGNLRDFISLRNLIDCCNLIANGLGKKDAVEISIINRFTDEEEKTRVEEICSILIE